One region of Pagrus major chromosome 7, Pma_NU_1.0 genomic DNA includes:
- the spats2 gene encoding spermatogenesis-associated serine-rich protein 2 produces MAKKNSHKDTSGVVFDTRSKMVMSQGGTAERMKEKISAVRAVVPNKSNNEIVLVLQHFENCVDKAVQAFLEGSAVEILKEWNVTGKKKPKKKKKPKPQPEASAEPAPPEATSPEEGKDEMNGFHANGSVMDGESLDSLSEQLDSASLDAAELDSEPATSETTGAEAESQGSAPSPALQHGGRNQQGPRGNKNRPRPGSNSHPPASSFAPLMDEQGSSGVKKIASNIDRSVKDLQRCTASLTRYRMVVKEEMDSSIKRMKQTFAELQSCLMDREVTLLGEMDKVKAESMLILDARQKRAEELRRLTDQSASMSEEQLTELRADIKHFVSERKYDEDLGKAVRFTFDLEPLKTSITGFGSVYHPRTGYSNRSRCSSTSSSVASPSLLETPPPPTQTQSPPIENRPPPTKQIFQGNRRTFQGQGYHSGGQRYNGGSYHDRNANRANHRYQSDGGSSGPTSHHSSNSRGPSRSSTSSYNQDRPSHNGLPQRPPRTHCP; encoded by the exons ATACATCTGGGGTGGTGTTTGACACTCGCTCAAAAATGGTCATGTCCCAGGGAGGAACAGCTGAGCGGATGAAAGAGAAG atcaGCGCTGTCAGGGCAGTCGTCCCCAACAAAAGTAACAATGAGATTGTGCTGGTGTTGCAGCATTTTGAGAACTGCGTAGACAAGGCTGTTCAAGCTTTCTTAGAAG GTAGCGCAGTTGAGATCCTGAAGGAGTGGAATGTCACTGGCAAAAAGAAG cccaagaagaaaaagaagcccAAGCCTCAGCctgaggcttcagcagagccTGCTCCACCTGAGGCCACATCGCCTGAGGAGGGCAAGGATGAGATGAACGGCTTTCATGCCAACGGATCAGTAATGGATGGAGAGTCACTGGATTCCCTGAGTGAACAGTTAGACTCTGCCTCCCTGGATGCAGCCGAGCTGGACTCTGAACCCGCTACATCCGAAACCACAG GTGCAGAAGCAGAAAGTCAAGGTAGCGCTCCAAGTCCCGCCTTACAGCACGGAGGAAGAAATCAGCAAGGTCCCAGAGGCAACAAGAACCGACCCAGGCCAGGCTCAAATTCACATCCACCCGCTTCCTCATTTGCACCCTTAATGGATGAGCAGGGATCGTCAGGAGTCAAGAAGATAG cttcCAACATTGACCGCTCCGTGAAGGACCTACAGCGATGCACCGCCTCACTGACTCGCTACAGGATGGTGGTCAAGGAGGAGATGGACTCCTCAATCAAGAGGATGAAGCAGACGTTTGCCGAGCTCCAGAGCTG TTTAATGGACAGAGAAGTGACTCTACTGGGAGAAATGGACAAAGTTAAAGCAGAATCCA TGTTGATTTTGGATGCCCGGcagaaaagagcagaggagcTCAGACGGCTGACGGACCAGTCAGCATCCATGTCTGAAGAGCAGTTGACTGAACTGCGTGCAGACATCAAG cACTTTGTTAGTGAACGTAAATACGACGAGGATCTTGGGAAAGCTGTAAGATTTACATTTGATCTTGAACCGCTGAAGACGAGCATCACAGGGTTTGGATCAG tttaCCACCCGCGTACAGGCTACTCAAACAGGTCCCGTTGCAGCTCCACGTCCTCTTCTGTCGCCAGCCCAAGCCTCCTggaaactcctcctcctcccacccaGACCCAAAGCCCCCCCATCGAAAACCGCCCTCCACCAACCAAACAG ATTTTCCAAGGCAACAGGCGTACTTTCCAGGGACAAGGGTATCACTCAGGTGGTCAGCGGTATAACGGCGGTTCCTACCATGACAGGAACGCCAATCGTGCTAACCACCGCTACCAGAGCGACGGCGGCTCTTCCGGGCCTACTTCACATCACTCTAGCAACTCAAGAGGTCCCTCCCGTTCCTCCACGTCCTCCTACAACCAAGATCGACCCTCTCATAACGGGCTGCCCCAAAGGCCTCCGCGGACGCACTGCCCTTGA